From a single Alkalihalophilus pseudofirmus genomic region:
- a CDS encoding ABC transporter ATP-binding protein → MNILEARKIHKSYGNKFTKQEVLKGIDISIEKGEFLTIMGASGSGKTTLLNVLSTIDRLSHGSLIINGEELTKSKEKKLAEFRKHHLGFIFQDYNLLDTLTVKENIMLPLSITNTSKKAAFEKFKSVAAELGIAEIADKYPNEISGGQKQRTSAARAFIHEPSIIFADEPTGALDSKAASDLLGKLSSLNEKRKATIVMVTHDPVAASYSSRVIFIKDGQIYTQLNKGEESRNTFLKDIMKTQGVLGGVHYEH, encoded by the coding sequence ATGAATATACTTGAAGCTAGAAAAATCCATAAAAGCTATGGAAATAAATTCACAAAACAAGAGGTATTAAAAGGAATTGATATTAGCATTGAAAAGGGAGAATTTCTAACAATTATGGGGGCATCAGGCTCCGGGAAAACCACTCTTTTAAATGTCTTGTCAACGATTGACCGCCTAAGCCACGGTTCACTGATAATTAATGGTGAGGAACTAACGAAAAGCAAAGAAAAGAAGCTAGCAGAATTTCGAAAACATCATTTAGGATTTATCTTCCAAGATTATAACCTGCTTGATACATTAACCGTCAAAGAAAATATTATGCTGCCGCTCTCCATCACAAATACTTCTAAAAAAGCAGCATTCGAGAAATTCAAATCAGTGGCAGCAGAGCTAGGTATTGCGGAAATTGCCGATAAATATCCTAATGAGATATCAGGAGGGCAAAAGCAGCGAACGTCTGCTGCACGCGCATTTATTCACGAGCCAAGCATTATTTTCGCCGATGAGCCGACAGGTGCTCTTGATTCTAAAGCAGCGTCAGACCTATTAGGTAAATTAAGCAGCTTAAACGAAAAAAGAAAAGCAACGATTGTCATGGTGACACATGATCCAGTGGCAGCGAGTTACAGCAGCCGTGTCATTTTTATAAAAGACGGCCAAATCTATACCCAGTTGAATAAAGGAGAAGAGAGCCGCAACACCTTCTTAAAAGATATTATGAAGACACAAGGAGTTTTAGGCGGGGTGCACTATGAGCATTAA
- a CDS encoding sensor histidine kinase, producing MIRTFIKERISWIFLIVLLQLLGLFMAYLDPSLSLESMLYYMFLSLVISSLFVIIRYFRETAFFKELDARDSTTDITTLPQPNSPFEALVYGQITSPVEQLEKEASINQLLLEQEKDELLSWIHEVKTPLTALRLIIDRTNDPTLKSELMHEWLRIHFLLDQQLHQKRIPFIENDLFIEKVDLEPLLYSEIHTLRSWCVKKGIGFDVELASSEVLTDAKWLAFILRQLLTNAVKYSEEGSEIRIQSSVQKGQTTLTVADNGRGIDPRDLSRIFDKGFTSTSQHQDQHATGMGLYLAKKAAAPLGIHISVQSTVGSGTTFTLTFSQENQFLQIQGV from the coding sequence ATGATCAGGACATTCATTAAGGAGAGAATCAGCTGGATCTTTTTGATTGTACTTTTGCAGCTGCTTGGTTTATTCATGGCTTACCTAGATCCCTCTCTCTCGCTAGAGTCAATGCTTTATTACATGTTTCTCTCACTCGTGATTTCAAGCCTCTTTGTCATTATTCGGTATTTTAGAGAAACAGCTTTTTTTAAGGAGCTTGATGCTCGTGATTCTACAACTGATATAACCACTCTACCTCAGCCAAACAGTCCTTTTGAAGCGCTCGTTTATGGACAGATTACCTCTCCGGTTGAACAATTAGAAAAAGAAGCCTCTATAAATCAATTATTGCTTGAACAAGAGAAAGATGAGCTGCTTTCTTGGATCCATGAGGTGAAAACACCTTTAACTGCTTTGCGATTAATTATTGATCGCACGAATGATCCAACATTAAAATCAGAGCTTATGCATGAATGGTTGCGAATTCACTTTTTGCTCGATCAACAACTGCATCAAAAGCGTATTCCTTTTATTGAAAATGATTTGTTTATTGAAAAAGTTGATCTTGAGCCGCTGCTTTACAGCGAGATTCACACGTTGCGTTCGTGGTGTGTAAAGAAAGGAATTGGCTTTGACGTTGAATTAGCTTCATCAGAAGTACTCACTGATGCGAAATGGCTGGCCTTTATTCTACGCCAGCTCTTAACTAATGCCGTTAAATACAGCGAAGAAGGCTCAGAAATTAGGATCCAATCCTCTGTACAAAAAGGACAAACGACCCTAACTGTAGCAGATAACGGCCGCGGAATCGACCCAAGGGATCTTTCAAGAATTTTTGATAAAGGTTTTACCTCTACTAGTCAGCATCAAGATCAGCATGCAACTGGCATGGGTTTATACTTAGCAAAAAAGGCTGCCGCTCCGCTTGGCATCCATATTTCCGTTCAATCAACTGTTGGCAGCGGGACAACCTTTACCCTCACCTTTTCACAAGAAAATCAATTTCTCCAGATTCAAGGCGTGTGA
- a CDS encoding response regulator transcription factor yields MFKIFLIEDDASLFKEIKERLTAWEYEVYGVRDFQKVMESFAEVQPDLVIIDIQLPKYDGFHWCRMIREHSNVPIIFLSSRDHPTDMVMSMNLGADDFVQKPFHFEVLIAKIQAILRRVYNYSTAAPDLKTWMGATIDLERNRISNDDGMIELTKNEIFILKLLVERKNKIVSREELINLLWDDQRFISDNTLTVNVNRLRKKLAEIGLGAGIETKVGQGYMAIER; encoded by the coding sequence ATGTTTAAGATTTTTTTAATAGAAGATGATGCTTCTCTTTTTAAAGAGATCAAAGAGCGGCTTACCGCTTGGGAGTATGAAGTGTATGGGGTGCGGGACTTTCAAAAAGTGATGGAGAGCTTTGCAGAGGTTCAACCCGATTTAGTGATCATTGATATTCAGCTTCCAAAATATGACGGATTTCATTGGTGCCGAATGATTCGGGAGCATTCGAATGTACCGATTATCTTTTTATCTTCACGTGATCATCCTACTGATATGGTGATGTCGATGAATTTAGGCGCTGATGATTTTGTTCAAAAGCCGTTTCATTTTGAAGTATTAATTGCAAAAATCCAAGCCATTCTGCGCCGTGTTTATAACTATAGTACGGCCGCACCCGATCTAAAGACATGGATGGGTGCAACGATTGATCTTGAGAGAAACCGTATCTCTAATGATGATGGAATGATCGAGCTTACTAAAAATGAAATATTTATCTTAAAGCTGCTTGTTGAGCGCAAGAATAAAATCGTCAGCCGAGAGGAGTTAATTAACCTTTTATGGGACGATCAGCGCTTTATTAGCGATAATACGTTAACTGTGAATGTAAACAGGCTTCGTAAAAAGTTAGCTGAAATTGGCCTCGGAGCAGGAATTGAGACAAAAGTCGGTCAAGGATATATGGCGATAGAGAGGTGA
- a CDS encoding class I SAM-dependent methyltransferase, with protein sequence MGIDFHSKENQQSYTTRNVHSIWSETIQSLVPFDHVSTALDVGCGGGIYSKALSDMGVDSIIGVDFSHAMLEGAKENCKGYPRISFTHGHAFDTGVEGESIDLLLERALIHHLQDLASCFKEGHRVLKEEGCYIIQDRTPEDCLVEGSDEHIRGYFFKLFPRLIDKETSRRHTSQTVIHHLKAAGFKEIEERKLWEIRKVYNHKNQLLQDLKERVGRSILHELDDNELQHLIQFIDRALPSEGQIVEKDRWTIWRVVK encoded by the coding sequence ATGGGAATTGATTTTCACAGTAAGGAAAACCAACAAAGCTATACCACAAGAAATGTTCATTCTATATGGAGTGAGACGATACAGAGCTTAGTACCTTTCGATCACGTGTCGACTGCACTGGATGTTGGGTGCGGTGGGGGCATTTACTCCAAGGCTCTTTCTGATATGGGCGTAGATTCAATCATAGGAGTAGATTTTTCTCACGCCATGCTTGAAGGGGCAAAGGAAAATTGCAAGGGCTACCCGAGAATTTCATTTACACATGGTCATGCTTTTGACACTGGAGTGGAAGGGGAAAGTATCGATTTATTGCTGGAGAGAGCATTGATTCACCATCTCCAAGATCTTGCCTCCTGCTTTAAAGAAGGGCATCGAGTATTAAAGGAAGAAGGATGTTACATCATCCAAGACCGTACACCAGAAGATTGTTTAGTAGAAGGAAGCGACGAACATATAAGAGGATATTTCTTTAAGCTGTTCCCTAGATTAATTGACAAAGAAACGAGCCGCCGACATACTAGCCAAACAGTCATCCACCATCTAAAAGCGGCTGGCTTTAAAGAAATCGAGGAAAGAAAGCTGTGGGAGATCAGAAAAGTTTATAATCATAAAAATCAATTACTACAGGACCTTAAGGAGAGAGTAGGGAGAAGTATTTTACATGAGTTAGATGATAACGAATTACAGCATCTTATTCAGTTTATTGATAGAGCATTGCCATCTGAAGGTCAGATTGTTGAAAAAGATAGATGGACGATATGGAGGGTTGTTAAATAA
- a CDS encoding GNAT family N-acetyltransferase, which produces MDEQLLIRETRIEDVEKVSGLLNKVTKDLIKRGFNQWEYPFDRELLLEQARHHHSYVVTTEEKEIIGTFCIKDIEQINDLSLKGLNKYLYQLAIIPDYQGKNAGAVVLRFAYKLVENLNTALYLDCWAGNEKLKKFYLRNGMSYIGDFQEEGYFISVFIYNHPQKG; this is translated from the coding sequence ATGGACGAACAGTTGTTAATTCGGGAAACTAGGATAGAGGATGTTGAAAAAGTGTCAGGGCTCTTAAATAAGGTAACCAAAGACTTAATTAAGAGAGGATTTAACCAATGGGAGTACCCCTTTGATAGGGAGCTGCTGTTAGAGCAAGCTAGACATCACCATTCATATGTCGTAACAACCGAAGAAAAAGAAATCATAGGGACCTTTTGTATAAAGGATATTGAACAGATCAATGATTTATCGTTGAAAGGTCTAAATAAATACCTTTACCAATTAGCTATCATACCTGATTATCAAGGAAAGAATGCAGGGGCTGTTGTATTGCGTTTCGCTTATAAGCTGGTTGAGAATTTGAATACGGCTCTCTATCTAGATTGTTGGGCAGGAAACGAAAAGTTAAAGAAATTTTATCTGAGAAATGGGATGTCTTATATAGGTGACTTTCAAGAAGAAGGCTATTTTATAAGTGTGTTTATCTATAACCATCCCCAAAAGGGTTAA
- a CDS encoding VOC family protein — protein MKELLLRSHCVFPTPNIIKTANYYEQKMGFKAVHYLDASEPHICLYRGTTEIILTKTNGQKVIPNRTLYGYGYDAYFITTNQEMLEKEFKQSGVKIVRPLQNTDYQNIEFVAEDIDGRWVGFGVKVDSDKENIGLLDN, from the coding sequence ATGAAAGAATTATTATTACGATCACACTGCGTGTTCCCGACACCAAATATCATCAAAACAGCCAACTACTATGAGCAGAAAATGGGATTTAAAGCTGTACATTATCTGGACGCCAGTGAGCCGCATATTTGTCTGTATCGCGGCACAACAGAGATCATCTTAACGAAAACGAATGGGCAAAAGGTTATTCCGAATCGAACGCTGTATGGTTATGGGTATGATGCCTACTTCATTACAACGAATCAAGAAATGCTGGAAAAAGAGTTCAAGCAATCCGGCGTAAAAATCGTACGGCCCTTACAAAATACCGATTATCAAAATATAGAATTTGTTGCAGAAGACATTGATGGAAGGTGGGTAGGGTTTGGTGTAAAGGTGGATTCAGATAAAGAAAATATTGGTCTATTAGATAATTAG